In one Nocardioides luteus genomic region, the following are encoded:
- a CDS encoding molybdopterin-dependent oxidoreductase, giving the protein MRIPSEDSFTSRLRSAAVAARVGLWLGICFGVALATGLISHYAQNDSQPVPLPTSPSWLYQVTQGLHVVAGTAAIPLLLIKLWVVFPKLFQPVPRRVREALPTALERGSIAILVSTSLVQLTTGLLNVAQWYPWGFSFRATHYALAFVAVGALLVHIAVKLPIIRDALTGDVDDTAHDRPNARRQGPVSRRGVLILAGTSALAAAFLYTAGTVPGVGRIAALSPRSRKHGIPINRTAHSAGVVAEASSSAYRLELVHGATSLALSRQDLVAMEQRTSTLPIACVEGWSATGEWRGVRLRDLLDLVGAPPGRDVRIRSIQTFSASSDTVLPANFADDERTLMALELDGDTLSIDHGYPVRLIAPDRPGVMQTKWVSRIEVLA; this is encoded by the coding sequence ATGAGGATCCCGTCCGAGGACTCGTTCACCTCGCGCCTGCGCAGCGCCGCGGTCGCCGCGCGGGTGGGGCTGTGGCTCGGGATCTGCTTCGGGGTCGCGCTCGCGACCGGGCTGATCAGCCACTACGCCCAGAACGACAGCCAGCCGGTACCGCTGCCGACGAGCCCGTCGTGGCTCTACCAGGTCACCCAGGGGCTGCACGTCGTCGCCGGGACCGCCGCGATCCCGCTCCTGCTGATCAAGCTGTGGGTCGTCTTCCCCAAGCTCTTCCAGCCCGTGCCGCGACGGGTCCGCGAGGCCCTGCCGACCGCTCTCGAGCGCGGCTCGATCGCGATCCTGGTCAGCACCTCGCTGGTCCAGCTCACGACCGGCCTGCTCAACGTCGCGCAGTGGTACCCCTGGGGCTTCAGCTTCCGGGCCACCCACTACGCGCTCGCCTTCGTCGCCGTCGGGGCGCTTCTGGTCCACATCGCGGTGAAGCTTCCGATCATCCGCGACGCCCTGACCGGCGACGTCGACGACACCGCCCACGACCGCCCGAACGCACGCAGACAGGGGCCGGTCAGCCGACGCGGAGTGCTGATCCTGGCCGGGACCTCGGCCCTGGCCGCCGCCTTCCTCTACACCGCCGGCACCGTCCCCGGAGTCGGCCGCATCGCGGCTCTCTCCCCACGCTCGCGCAAGCACGGCATCCCGATCAACCGCACGGCCCACTCGGCCGGTGTGGTGGCCGAGGCGAGCAGCTCCGCCTACCGCCTCGAGCTCGTCCACGGCGCGACGTCCCTGGCCCTGTCCCGTCAGGACCTGGTCGCGATGGAGCAGCGGACCTCCACCCTGCCGATCGCCTGCGTCGAGGGATGGAGCGCGACGGGCGAGTGGCGAGGCGTACGCCTGCGTGACCTGCTCGACCTGGTCGGCGCCCCGCCAGGGCGAGACGTGCGGATCCGGTCGATCCAGACCTTCAGCGCCTCCTCCGACACCGTGCTGCCCGCGAACTTCGCCGACGACGAGCGGACCCTGATGGCCCTCGAGCTCGACGGCGACACGCTCTCGATCGACCACGGCTACCCGGTCCGGCTCATCGCCCCCGACCGTCCCGGCGTCATGCAGACCAAGTGGGTATCCCGGATCGAGGTGCTGGCATGA
- a CDS encoding S-methyl-5'-thioadenosine phosphorylase, translating to MTGLDKGQAPRAEVGVIGGTGLYEFVSDAEEVVVETPYGAPSAPITVGTVAGRSVAFVPRHGRSHEYPPHAIPYRANLWALRSLGVTQVLSPSAVGGLRPDAVAPGDLVTPDQLVDRTWRRIPSYVETGATHVPLADPYCARIAKAYVAADQSVKVGGTLIVIEGPRFSTRAESIHHAAQGWTLVGMTGAPEAALARELRMCYAPLCLVTDMDAGAAEGEGVDEDDVYALFAANLERMRTVLTDTIAGLPDPAGCSCSTWADGKQLAYEIP from the coding sequence ATGACTGGGCTGGACAAGGGACAGGCACCTCGCGCCGAGGTCGGGGTCATCGGCGGGACCGGGCTCTACGAGTTCGTGAGCGACGCCGAGGAGGTGGTCGTCGAGACACCCTACGGTGCACCGTCGGCGCCGATCACGGTCGGCACGGTCGCCGGCCGGTCGGTGGCCTTCGTGCCCCGACACGGGCGCTCCCACGAGTATCCGCCGCACGCCATCCCCTACCGCGCCAACCTCTGGGCGCTGCGGTCGCTCGGGGTGACCCAGGTGCTCTCCCCCAGCGCCGTCGGCGGCCTCCGGCCCGACGCCGTCGCCCCCGGCGACCTGGTCACCCCCGACCAGCTCGTCGACCGCACCTGGCGCCGGATCCCCAGCTATGTCGAGACGGGCGCCACCCACGTACCTCTCGCGGATCCCTACTGCGCGCGGATCGCCAAGGCGTACGTGGCCGCCGACCAGTCGGTGAAGGTCGGCGGCACGCTCATCGTCATCGAGGGTCCGCGGTTCTCGACGCGAGCCGAGTCCATCCACCACGCGGCCCAGGGCTGGACGCTGGTCGGGATGACCGGGGCGCCGGAGGCGGCGCTCGCCCGCGAGCTGCGGATGTGCTACGCGCCGTTGTGCCTGGTCACCGACATGGACGCGGGTGCGGCCGAGGGCGAGGGTGTCGACGAGGACGACGTCTACGCGCTCTTCGCCGCCAACCTGGAGCGGATGCGCACCGTCCTGACCGACACGATCGCCGGTCTGCCCGACCCGGCCGGCTGCTCGTGCTCGACCTGGGCCGACGGCAAGCAGCTCGCCTACGAGATCCCATGA
- a CDS encoding response regulator transcription factor, translating into MARVLVVDDDLTVREVLASYLRAGSHDVVEAGDGEQALRAMSERPADIVVLDLMLPGIDGLEVCRRLRQAGEVPIIMLTALGSEADRIMGLELGADDYVGKPFSPRELVLRVDSVLKRTGHSGEGGVVSDGSIVVDADRRVATNGGAELALTTREFDLLRYLIAHPGKAFTREDLLEHVWGWTIGDRSTVTVHVRRLREKIESDPTRPERLVTVWGVGYRWEPAEVGA; encoded by the coding sequence ATGGCACGTGTGCTCGTGGTCGACGACGACCTCACCGTACGCGAGGTGCTGGCCTCCTACCTGCGCGCGGGCTCGCACGACGTCGTCGAGGCCGGCGACGGCGAGCAGGCGCTACGCGCGATGAGCGAGCGACCCGCCGACATCGTCGTCCTCGACCTGATGCTGCCCGGCATCGACGGGCTGGAGGTCTGCCGGCGTCTGCGGCAGGCCGGCGAGGTGCCGATCATCATGCTCACCGCGCTCGGCAGCGAGGCCGACCGGATCATGGGGCTCGAGCTCGGAGCCGACGACTACGTCGGCAAGCCGTTCAGTCCGCGGGAGCTGGTGCTCCGGGTCGACTCGGTGCTCAAGCGCACCGGCCACTCCGGCGAGGGCGGCGTGGTCTCGGACGGCTCCATCGTGGTCGACGCCGACCGTCGGGTGGCCACGAACGGCGGAGCGGAGCTGGCGCTGACCACGCGCGAGTTCGACCTCCTCCGCTACCTGATCGCCCACCCCGGCAAGGCCTTCACCCGGGAGGACCTGCTCGAGCACGTCTGGGGGTGGACGATCGGCGACCGCTCGACGGTCACGGTCCACGTACGCCGGCTGCGGGAGAAGATCGAGTCCGACCCGACCCGGCCGGAGCGGCTGGTCACGGTCTGGGGCGTCGGCTACCGCTGGGAGCCCGCGGAGGTGGGTGCATGA
- a CDS encoding glycosyltransferase family 2 protein has protein sequence MAQNHPETDLVLPCRDEAAALRELLPRVPAELSVIVVDNGSTDGTADVARALGARVVSESQPGYGAAVHAGLLAATAPYVVVMDGDGSFDPAAALPLVETIRRDEADLALGCRRPVTPGAQPWHARVGNRIVLNALRRRTGLRVRDIAPLRAARREALLGLGVEDRRSGYPVELLDRAARAGWRVHEIDVDYHPRTAGTRSKVSGSVRGSLRAAYDFWRVLA, from the coding sequence ATGGCCCAGAACCATCCCGAGACCGACCTCGTGCTGCCCTGCCGCGACGAGGCCGCCGCCCTGCGTGAGCTGCTGCCGCGGGTGCCGGCGGAGCTGTCCGTGATCGTCGTCGACAACGGCTCGACCGACGGCACCGCCGACGTGGCCCGCGCGCTGGGGGCGCGGGTGGTGTCGGAGTCGCAGCCCGGATACGGGGCGGCGGTGCACGCCGGTCTGCTCGCCGCCACCGCCCCCTACGTCGTGGTGATGGACGGCGACGGCTCCTTCGATCCCGCGGCCGCGCTCCCGCTGGTCGAGACGATCAGACGCGACGAGGCCGACCTCGCCCTGGGCTGCCGCCGGCCGGTGACCCCGGGCGCCCAGCCGTGGCACGCCCGGGTCGGCAACCGGATCGTGCTGAACGCGCTGCGGCGCCGCACCGGACTGCGGGTGCGCGACATCGCCCCGCTGCGCGCGGCCCGCCGCGAGGCGCTGCTCGGGCTCGGCGTGGAGGACCGGCGCTCCGGCTACCCGGTCGAGCTCCTCGATCGTGCGGCCCGGGCCGGCTGGCGGGTGCACGAGATCGACGTCGACTACCACCCGCGCACCGCCGGGACCCGCTCGAAGGTCTCCGGCTCGGTGCGCGGCAGCCTGCGCGCGGCGTACGACTTCTGGCGGGTGCTCGCATGA
- a CDS encoding NAD-dependent epimerase/dehydratase family protein, which yields MRVLLTGSAGFIGTAIGSLLEKTGHEVVRVDALLPMAHGSSAPAPPDTHLLDVRDAGAWGDLLDGVDAVCHQAAVVGAGVTVADLPLYAAHNDLGTAALLAAMSAHGVSRLVLASSMVVYGEGRYVCEAHGDRVPPARSRAALDAGDFENHCDLCGGALAWATVAESARLDPRSSYAASKVAQEHYASAWARQADATAIALRYHNVYGPHMPADTPYSGVAAIFRSSLERGEAPQVFEDGGQQRDFVHVDDVARANLAALEATADRSPGSLAAYNVASGNPVTISEVASLIARGAGHEVAPVVTGRYRIGDVRHVVASPVLAEKELGFRAEVLPEIGLPAFATAPLRPAAG from the coding sequence ATGAGGGTCCTGCTCACCGGCTCGGCCGGCTTCATCGGCACCGCCATCGGCAGCCTTCTGGAGAAGACCGGCCACGAGGTCGTACGCGTCGATGCGCTGCTTCCGATGGCACATGGTTCCTCTGCCCCGGCGCCGCCGGACACCCACCTGCTCGACGTACGCGACGCTGGCGCATGGGGCGACCTGCTGGACGGCGTCGACGCGGTCTGCCACCAGGCCGCCGTCGTGGGTGCCGGGGTCACGGTGGCCGACCTCCCGCTGTACGCCGCCCACAACGACCTCGGCACCGCGGCGCTCCTGGCGGCGATGAGCGCGCACGGCGTCTCCCGGCTGGTGCTGGCCTCGTCGATGGTCGTCTACGGCGAGGGCCGCTACGTCTGCGAGGCCCACGGCGACCGGGTGCCGCCGGCCCGCTCGCGCGCCGCGCTCGACGCCGGCGACTTCGAGAACCACTGCGACCTCTGCGGCGGCGCGCTGGCCTGGGCGACGGTGGCCGAGTCGGCCCGGCTCGACCCCCGCAGCTCGTACGCAGCCAGCAAGGTCGCCCAGGAGCACTACGCCTCCGCGTGGGCACGCCAGGCCGACGCGACCGCCATCGCGCTGCGCTACCACAACGTCTACGGGCCGCACATGCCCGCCGACACCCCCTACTCCGGCGTGGCCGCGATCTTCCGGTCCTCGCTGGAGCGGGGTGAGGCGCCGCAGGTGTTCGAGGACGGCGGCCAGCAGCGCGACTTCGTCCACGTCGACGACGTCGCCCGGGCCAACCTCGCGGCGCTCGAGGCGACAGCCGACCGGTCACCCGGATCCCTGGCGGCCTACAACGTCGCGTCCGGGAACCCGGTCACGATCAGCGAGGTGGCCTCGCTGATCGCGCGAGGTGCCGGGCACGAGGTCGCGCCGGTGGTCACCGGGCGCTACCGGATCGGCGACGTACGCCATGTCGTCGCCTCACCGGTGCTCGCGGAGAAGGAGCTCGGCTTCCGCGCCGAGGTGCTACCGGAGATCGGTCTGCCGGCGTTCGCCACCGCCCCGTTGCGCCCCGCCGCGGGGTGA
- a CDS encoding methyltransferase domain-containing protein, with the protein MTAAVVESAFGHAFASERCRVVNVDGRASRLPVEDWTRTADAADLALLSYCAGPTIDLGCGPGRMTAALTARGLPSLGVDVVPEAVAETEARGGRAVCRDVFEPLPGEGWWATALLADGNLGIGGDPLALLARVRRLLVPGGRVVAEVHPPGTPSGPLLAELVCDCGGSSQFPWATVGADAIRSIATEAGFAVTRLAPLPQLGQAEPLRTAWARPRALTPGGERWVAVLVEEAS; encoded by the coding sequence ATGACCGCGGCGGTGGTGGAGTCGGCCTTCGGGCACGCCTTCGCCAGCGAGCGGTGCCGGGTGGTGAACGTCGACGGCAGGGCCTCGCGGCTGCCGGTCGAGGACTGGACCCGCACCGCCGACGCGGCGGACCTCGCGCTGCTCTCCTACTGCGCCGGGCCGACGATCGACCTCGGCTGCGGCCCCGGCAGGATGACCGCCGCGCTCACGGCTCGCGGCCTGCCGTCGCTCGGCGTCGACGTCGTCCCGGAGGCCGTCGCCGAGACCGAGGCACGCGGCGGTCGCGCGGTGTGCCGCGACGTCTTCGAACCCCTTCCCGGCGAAGGGTGGTGGGCGACCGCCCTCCTCGCCGACGGCAACCTCGGGATCGGTGGGGACCCGCTGGCCCTCCTCGCCCGCGTACGCCGGCTGTTGGTCCCGGGCGGCCGGGTGGTCGCCGAGGTGCACCCGCCGGGAACGCCGAGCGGCCCGCTGCTGGCCGAGCTCGTCTGCGACTGCGGTGGCTCCTCCCAGTTCCCGTGGGCGACCGTCGGCGCCGACGCGATCAGGTCGATCGCGACCGAGGCCGGGTTCGCGGTCACCCGGCTGGCGCCCCTGCCGCAGCTCGGCCAGGCCGAACCCCTGCGCACGGCATGGGCGCGACCCCGGGCGCTGACGCCCGGTGGTGAGCGGTGGGTGGCCGTGCTCGTCGAGGAGGCGTCATGA
- a CDS encoding sensor histidine kinase, protein MKFADAVLISLVAAGAGLAVGLLGLLVAWLTRRWSIRWQLTLAATVAVLTVFGGVLAVAWLMFLSGHDLLVITVVTSIAVVVAILVGFVIGSAMVRWSGAVQLQARQMALGGHQQPSERGPRELRSLSAELAETQRRLEEASAREARLEESRRELISWVAHDLRTPLAGLRAMAEALEDGIAADPHRYHQRIRVEVERLARLVDDLFELSRIQAGALTLTPEPVLLGDLVSEALAGADPVARERRVRLGGQVEDGLEITADPASLSRVVSNLLMNAIRHTPADGTVEVRCQLAPGDVRSIDLSVSDGCGGLDPGDMERVFDLGWQGSSARTPAAPEGADGTSAQGAGFGLAIVKGLVDAHRGRVWVENLPAATGCRFHVRLPA, encoded by the coding sequence ATGAAGTTCGCCGATGCCGTCCTGATCTCGCTCGTCGCCGCGGGGGCCGGTCTCGCCGTCGGCCTGCTGGGGCTCCTCGTCGCCTGGCTGACGCGGCGCTGGTCGATCCGCTGGCAGCTCACCCTGGCCGCCACGGTGGCCGTGCTGACGGTCTTCGGAGGCGTGCTCGCCGTCGCCTGGCTGATGTTCCTCTCCGGCCACGACCTCCTGGTCATCACCGTGGTCACCTCGATCGCCGTGGTCGTGGCGATCCTGGTCGGGTTCGTCATCGGCTCCGCGATGGTCCGCTGGTCAGGAGCCGTCCAGCTGCAGGCCCGGCAGATGGCTCTCGGCGGACATCAGCAGCCCTCCGAGAGGGGGCCACGGGAGCTCCGGTCGCTGTCGGCCGAGCTCGCCGAGACGCAGCGGCGGCTCGAGGAGGCGAGCGCCCGGGAGGCACGGCTCGAGGAGTCCCGTCGCGAGCTGATCTCCTGGGTCGCCCACGACCTGCGTACGCCGCTGGCCGGGCTGCGCGCGATGGCCGAGGCGCTCGAGGACGGGATCGCGGCCGACCCGCACCGCTATCACCAGCGCATCCGCGTCGAGGTCGAGCGGCTGGCCCGGCTCGTGGACGACCTCTTCGAGCTCTCCCGGATCCAGGCCGGGGCGCTCACCCTGACACCCGAGCCGGTCCTGCTCGGCGACCTGGTCAGCGAGGCGCTGGCCGGGGCCGACCCGGTGGCCCGGGAGCGCAGGGTCCGGCTCGGCGGACAGGTCGAGGACGGCCTCGAGATCACCGCCGACCCGGCCAGCCTGTCCCGGGTCGTCTCCAACCTGCTGATGAACGCGATCCGCCACACCCCCGCCGACGGCACGGTCGAGGTGCGCTGCCAGCTGGCCCCCGGAGACGTACGCAGCATCGACCTCAGCGTCAGCGACGGCTGCGGCGGCCTGGATCCCGGCGACATGGAGCGGGTCTTCGACCTCGGCTGGCAGGGCAGCTCCGCCCGTACCCCGGCCGCGCCAGAGGGCGCCGACGGCACCAGCGCCCAGGGCGCCGGGTTCGGCCTCGCCATCGTCAAGGGCCTCGTCGACGCGCACCGCGGCAGGGTCTGGGTGGAGAACCTTCCGGCCGCGACCGGCTGCCGGTTCCACGTACGCCTGCCCGCCTAG
- a CDS encoding TIGR04282 family arsenosugar biosynthesis glycosyltransferase, producing the protein MTTATLLLVAKAPVPGLVKTRLAAEVGETTATAVAAAALLDTIDACALAVGTDRCRLSLSGDVSVGFRADEIEAAVAGWTVTPQRGSGLGERLANAHADVAGPVVQIGMDTPQVTPASLLAVAAGLDAADAVLAPAEDGGWWALALRDPSAATVLRDVPMSTPQTYAATRSALEARGLRVAAGERLRDVDHLADVAPVAAAAPGTRFAAAAAEIAAEIARVTR; encoded by the coding sequence ATGACGACCGCGACGCTCCTGCTCGTCGCCAAGGCACCGGTTCCGGGCCTGGTGAAGACCCGGCTCGCGGCCGAGGTCGGGGAGACGACCGCGACGGCCGTCGCGGCGGCCGCGCTGCTCGACACGATCGACGCCTGCGCGCTGGCCGTGGGGACGGACCGGTGCCGGCTGTCGCTGTCCGGGGACGTCTCCGTGGGGTTCCGGGCGGACGAGATCGAGGCGGCCGTCGCCGGCTGGACCGTCACCCCGCAGCGCGGGAGCGGACTCGGCGAGCGGCTCGCGAACGCCCACGCCGACGTCGCCGGCCCGGTCGTGCAGATCGGGATGGACACCCCGCAGGTGACGCCGGCCAGCCTGCTGGCCGTGGCCGCCGGCCTGGACGCGGCCGACGCCGTGCTCGCCCCCGCCGAGGACGGCGGCTGGTGGGCCCTGGCGCTCCGCGACCCCTCCGCCGCCACGGTCCTGCGCGACGTGCCGATGTCCACCCCCCAGACGTACGCAGCCACCCGGTCCGCCCTCGAAGCACGGGGTCTCCGGGTCGCTGCCGGTGAACGGCTTCGCGACGTCGACCATCTCGCCGACGTCGCACCCGTCGCCGCAGCCGCCCCCGGGACCCGCTTCGCCGCGGCCGCCGCCGAGATCGCCGCCGAGATCGCGCGAGTGACCCGATGA